The Desulfovibrio sp. ZJ209 nucleotide sequence GACTTGCGCTTGTACTCGATGGCCTGGACGTACTTGGCGTTGAATTCCTCCAGCGCCGACAGGTGGGCGTAGTCGCCCTCTTCGCGGATGCGGTTGCGTAAGCTCACGAGGTCGCGCACCACGAGCGCCGCCGGGTGCATGGAGCGGCCGAAAAATTCCAGCACCATGACGCGCGAGTGCTTCGGCTTCTTGTGGATGACGAAGCAGGCCTCGGTGATGATGCCGTCCACGCCCTCCTTCTGCATGCCGGGCAGGCCCCCGAGGGCCTTGTTGGTCACGTCCTTGCCGAGGCCGGGCAGGCGGATCTCGTCGCCGCGCAGGTGCACGACGTTGCGCACGCCGCCGCTCACATCCTTGACGGCGAAAACGGCGGTCTCGTCCGGGAGGATCTTGTGGCGGGGATGATCCTCGCGCTCCACGGTGATGATCTCGCCCGTGGGCGTGACCATCTTCCACCAGAGCAGGTTGTCGAGGGTGGTGCCGTATTCAAAGGCGCTGGGGCCGCCCGCGTTTTCCGACACATTGCCGCCGATGGACGAGGCCTGCTTGGAGGCCGGGTCGACCGTGAAGACCGCGCCCGCCGCTGCCACGGCGTCGATGACCTGCTGGGTGAGCGCGCCCGCCTCGCAGGTGACGGTCATGGCAGTGAGGTCGATGGGCCCGATGCGCGTGAGCCGCGTCATGCTGACGACCACGGCCCGCTTGCGCGCGGGCACGGCGCCGCCGGTCATGCCCGAGCCCCCCCCGCGCGGGATGAGCGCGAACTTCATGTCATTGGCGAGCCTGACGAGCGCGGCCACCTGCTCGGCGTTGTCCGGCTCCACCACGAGCAGCGGCAGCTCCATGCGCAGGTCGGTGGCGTCGGTGGCGTTTTCCACAAGGTCCGCGGGCGCGCTTCGGATGCACTCCGCGGGGAAGATGTCGGAAAGCGCGTCCAGCAGCTTTTCGCGGAAGGCCGTCTCCGCCTCGTAGGCGGACCAGAACATGGTGATGCCTTCGCTGATGGCCGTGGCGTAATAGTGGGCGAGAGCCACGGATTCGCGCTCGAAAGAGCCGCGCACGCTCTCGCGCACGAGCTCGGCGTCGATGAAGGGATTATAGGCGACGAGGAAGAGCTCCTCGGCGATGCTGATGGCGAGGTTGCGGACAGATTCCGGCCATTCGGCGAAATCGTCGGCGTTGATCTTGAGGATGCGGTTGACCACGTGGTCAGGCGCGATGGAAATGTGCGGGCCCTTGTGGCGCATGGCCGTCCACCCCTTGCTTGCGGCGCGCCCGCGGCAGGATGCGGTGAAGAAGGCGGGCGCAAACGGGTAGCTTATGATTTCCGCGGCCAGTTGGCAAGGGCGGCCGCCGGGTGAGGCAGGGAGCGGGGAGAACGCGGCGGCGCCGCGCAGGGAAACGGGGATTGGGAGGGGCCGGGGCTGGCGGCAAGGGCGCTAGCCATGAAGGCCGGCGCCCCGAAAAGCCCCCGCACCGTCTCAGGCGCGGCGCGGGGCCTGAAACGCAGGGAGGGGACTAGGCCTTGCAGCAGTCCTCGACCTTGAAGAAGGCCGCGGCGCCGGCCCCGCACACCGGGCAGGATTCCACCGGGCCCTGGTGCGTGTAGCCGCAGAACTTGCAGACATAGTAGTCTTCGTTGGAGATCCTGGAGGGGTTCTCCATGGCCTTCTTGTAGAGCTCGGCGTGGATCTCCTCCACCTTGTTGACGTAGCCGAAATAGCGCGCCACGGCGGTGTTGCCCTCCGCCTCGGCCTCCTTGATCATTTCGGGATACATCTTGGTGTATTCGTGGGTCTCGCCGCCGATGGCGTCCTTGAGGTTTTCCATGGTGGTGCCGATCTTGCCCGCGTTCTTGAAGTGGGTCAGGGCATGGACGGTCTCGGAGGCCGCGGCCGCGCGGAAGAGCTTGGCGATCTGGGGCATGCCCTCCTGGTCGGCCACCTTGGCGAAGGCGAGATATTTGCGATTGGCCTGGGATTCGCCGGCAAAGGCGTCCATCAGGTTCTGGTCGGTCTTGCTCATGGTGTGGTTCTCCTCATGGGGTTTTTGCTAAACGAGAGTCATTCCTGTTTAGGGGAATGAGCGGGCTTTGTAAAGCGCTTTCTGGCATAAGCGTGCATGCCGCGCCTCCCCGGCACCCGTCAACGCCTTTACAGCGCGGCGCGGCGCGGCTATGCTTGCGCCCCGGCCTTTCCACCCGCCTCCCCAGCGGCCAACGGAGACCCAGATGGAAGAATTTTCACGCATCCAGCGCCTGCCCCCCTATGTCTTCGCCGTGGTGGGCGACCTCAAGATGAAGCTCCGGCGCCAGAATATCGACATCGTCGACTTCAGCATGGGCAACCCGGACATCCCCACCCCGCGGCATGTGGTGGACAAGCTCGTGGAGGCGGCGCAAAAGCCGGTGAACCACCGCTATTCGCTCTCCCGCGGCATCCCCAACCTGCGCAAGGCCATCTGCGACCGCTATCGCCGCCTCTACGGCGTGGAGCTCGACCCGGACACCGAAGCCATCGTGACCATGGGCTCCAAGGAGGGCCTGGCGCACCTCTGCCTCGCCATGCTCCAGCCCGGGGACGTGGTGCTGGCGCCCGACCCCACCTATCCCATCCACAAATATGCGCCCATCATCGCCGGCGCGGACGTGCGTAGCGTGCCCATCGGGCCCGGGCGGGACTTTTTCGAGGACCTCACCGAGGCCATGCGCCACGCGTGGCCGAAGCCCAAGCTGCTCTTCCTCTGCTATCCGCACAATCCCACCACCGAGGTGACGGACCTCGAATTTTTCCGCAAGGTGGTGGATTTCGCCAAGGAGAACGACATCTGGGTCATCCATGACCTCGCCTATGCCGACCTCACCTTTGACGGCTACGAGGCGCCGAGCTTCCTGCAGGTGCCGGGCGCCATCGACGTGGGCGTGGAGTTCTCCACCCTGTCCAAGAGCTATTCCATGCCCGGCTGGCGCGTGGGCTTCTGCCTCGGCAATCCCCGGCTCATCCACGCGCTCGCGCGCATCAAGAGCTATCTCGATTACGGCATCTTCCAGCCCATCCAGATCGCCTCCACCGTGGCGCTCAACGGGCCGGACGACTGCGTGGCCGAGGTGCGCGACATCTACCGCGAGCGCCGCGACAAGCTCATCGAGGGCCTGAACCGCATCGGCTGGGAGGTGGCGCCGCCCAAGGCCACCATGTTCGTCTGGGCGCGCATCCCCGAGCCCTTCCGCAAGATGGGCTCGGTGGAGTTCTCCAAGCTGCTGCTCAACGAGGCGCATGTGGCGGTGTCGCCGGGGCTGGGCTTCGGCTCCTACGGCGACGAGTATGTGCGCTTCGCGCTCATCGAGAACGAGCACCGCACCAGGCAGGCCGTGGCCGGCATCCGCCGCCTGCTTTCCGGGGCCGGTGCCTGAGTGGCGGCGCGCTGGCTGCCTCAAGATGATATGCGGCTTCGCTGGACATGGCCGTTGATGGAGCTTCCTTAATTCCGTCTGGAGCGAAGCGGAAGACGGGTGCTGGTGCCGGAAGAATCCTAAAAAATAAGATTTTTAGGTTCCGGCGCGCTAGCCGTTGGCGAGCTTGCGAGCCTTACGGATAGCGACAGCGGTTTCGTCGACTGGTTGACGCGGTAACTAACTGCTGTCTCCATCCGTAGCTTCCTTCGTCGCAACGGCTGGAGCAAGGCTGTTTTTGACGGATAATTTCGGCATTGACCCTGCCGCACAGGTACGCACCAACACGAAAGTACGACATAACGCAACAGGACGACCAATGACCAGGAACAGCGAAACGCGTCCCTTGGGCGTGGGACTGGCCGGCTTCGGCACCGTGGGCAGCGGCCTCGCGCGGCTGCTCGTGGATAACGCCGACATCATCCGCAGGCGCACGGGCCGCGACATGGCAATCCGCGCCGTGCTCGTGCGCGACGCCAACAAGGCGCGCGAGGTGCCGCTGCCCGCCGGCGCCGCGCTCACCACCGACCCGGCGCGCCTTATCGACGACCCGGAAATCGACGTGCTCGTGGAGCTCATGGGCGGCATCGACGCCGCGCGCGGCATCATCGCCGACGCCCTTGGGCACGGCAAGCACGTGGTCACGGCCAACAAGGCCCTTCTCGCCGAGGACGGGCTCGCGCTCTTCCGGCTGGCGCGCAGGAAGCGGCGCATCCTGCGCTACGAGGCCAGCGTGGCCGGGGCCATCCCGGTGGTTGAGGCCCTCAAGGAGAGCCTCGTGGGCAACCGCGTCGAATCCCTCATGGGCATCCTCAACGGCACGAGCAACTATATCCTCTCCGAGATGACGGCCAACGGACTGGAATTCGGCGAGGCCCTGCGACAGGCGCAGGAACTGGGCTTCGCCGAGGCCGACCCCACGCTGGACATCGACGGCCACGACGCGGCGCACAAGCTCATTTTGCTCATTCGGCTCGCCTGGGGCGCGGACTATCCGTACGCCGCCCTCGCCGTGCGCGGCATCCGCGGCATGGCCGCGGTGGACATACGCTTCGCGCGGGAATTCGGCTACCGCATCAAGCTTATCGGCCAGGCGCGGCTGGCCGGCCCGGCGGACGGCGCGCCCGCCGGCGCCAGAACGCCGCTGCGGCTCGAGGCCGGCGTGTTTCCGGCGCTCGTGCACCATACCTACCTGCTCGCGCGCGTGGGCGGGGCGTACAATGCCCTGCGCGTGGACGCCAACGCCGCCGGGCCGCTCTTCTTCCACGGCCGCGGCGCCGGGAGCCTGCCCACGGCCGGGGCCGTGCTCGCCGACCTCATGGCCGTGGCCCGCGAGGAGCGGCCCAACAATACCGGCTTTGCGGACGGCGAGCTTATGCGCGCGGCCATCGTGCCGCCCGAGGACTGGCGCTCGCCCTATTATGTGCGCGTCATGGTGGAGGACACGCCGGGCGTGCTCCGCGACATCTCGGGCTGCATGGCGGCCGAGGGCATCAGCGTGGCCCAGATGATCCAGAAGGCCGGCGACGGCGCAAGCGGCGTGCCGCTCGTGTTCATGACCCACGAAACGACGGCCCGCGCCATGAGCGGCGCCCTCAAGCGCGCCGCCGACGCGGGCCTGTTGCGTGAACCGGCGGTGTATTACCGGGTGCTCTAAAGCACGAGTTCCGTATTGGAGATGATCTCCTCGCGCAGCTCCAGAAGCTCCATGGAGGTGTGCTCGCGCGGCCTGGGCAGGTTGACCGCGTATTCGGTCTTGAGCGTGCCGGGGAGCTTGCCTTCCATGAGCACGATGCGGTCGCCCAGAAAAAGCGCCTCGTCGATATTGTTGGTGACGAAGAGCACGGTGCGCCGCTCCTTTTCCCAGATGCGGGCCGTCTCCACCTGCATGTACATGCGCGTCTGCGCGTCGAGCTGGCCGAAGGGCTCGTCCAGGAGCATGACCTTGGGCGAATTGGCGTAGGCCCGGGCGATGCCCACGCGCTGCTTCATGCCGCCCGAGAGCTGGTGCGGATAGTGCTTCTCGAAGCCCTCGAGGCCCACCATCTTGATATAGTGGTCGGCGATGGCGTGGCGCTCCTCCGCGGGCACGCCCCTCAGCTTGAGGCCGAGCTCCACGTTGTCGCGCACGTTTTTCCACGCGAAGAGCATGTAGCTCTGGAACACGATGCCGCGGTCGGGCCCGGGGCCGGTGATGGGCTCACCGTCGAGGGTGACATAGCCCTTGTCCGGGATCTCGAGGCCCGCGATGATCTTGAGCAGGGTGGACTTGCCGCTCTGCCCGGGCCCCAGCACCACCAGGAACTCGTTTTCATAGACATCGAGGGTGATGTCCCGGATGACCGGCACGGCCTGGTTGCCCTTCTGGATGAAGGTCTTGCTGATGTCCTCGCAGTGGATCTTCACGGGCGGCGCGCCGGCCGGGCGCGGCGGCGGGGGCGCGTTGAGCGGCTCCTGCACGAGCACGCCGCTGGCCGTGCCCTCCTCGATGCCTTCCTTTATCTCTCCCTTGATGATGGCGTTGTAGTGGTCGTCCACGGCCTTTTCAAACTGCTCGTTGACTTCCTCGCTCACACTCTTGGGCATGGTCTCCCCCTGCGCCGTTAGATGTTGTCGATGCTGCGCTTCCAGGGGCAGCACTTGCGCTCCAGCAGGGCGATGGCCAGGGAGCTGAGCCACGCGGCGGCCGCGATGAGCAGCATGCCGCTGAGAACCAGGGCCGGGCTGTGGGTGTCCATGCCGCGCTTGATGAGGAAGCCCAAGCCATCGCGCGAATTCATGAGCTCCGCGGCGAGCACGCAGGTCCACGCGGCGCTGAGCGAGATCTGGAGCCCGGCGAAGATGGCCGGGAAGGAGGCGGGCAGGCAGACGTTGAAGATCTCGTCGCGCCTCGTGCCGCCGAGCACGCGGATGACATCAAAGAGGTCCGGGTCCACGAGGCGCACGCCGTTATAGGCGTTGAGCAGGCAGGGCACGAAGGTGCCGATGATGATGATGAACACCTTTGAGGTCTCGCCGATGCCGAACCAGAGGATGGCGAGCGACACCCAGGCGATGGGCGGCATGGGCTTGAACAGGTCGAAGAGCGGCTTGACGATGGCGTTGACCGTCTTGTTGAGCGCCATGAAGAGCCCCAGCGGCGTGGCCACGAGGCTCGCCAGCACGAAGCCCACGAGCACGCGCTGGGTGCTGCCCCAGATGTGGCCCCAGAGGTTGTTGCCCGCGAAGTTCATGGTGGTGAGCCGGATGACCTGGTCGAGCACCTCCTTGGGGGTGGCGAGGGAGTTCTGGAAGATCTTGTTCACCGCCGTCCAGTGCCAGAGGGCGAAAAAGCCCACCAAGGACACGGTGTAGAGAAAATACCTGTTGGTTATGAGCTTGTAGAACGTGAAGCGGCCGCGTTCGCTGGCATGGTCCACGGTCTCATTGGCTATGGAAGACGAAGCCATGCTTACCTCCTGATGCCGGCGAGCAGCTTTTTCTCAATGCGGTCGATGATGAAGCCGATGACGGCGCCGGACAGGCCCACGCAGATCATGCCGAGCACGATGAGGTCGGGCCGCGCCACGCGGCCGCCCATGGTGATGAGGTAGCCCAAGCCCGAGTCCGCGGCGAGCAGTTCCGCGCCCACGAGGTTGGTCCAGCAATAGGCGAGCGCGAGCTGCAGCGCGCCGAAGACCATGGGCAGCGAGGAGGGGATGCAGAGCTGCTTGAAGATCTGCCAGTCGCTCGCGCCATAGGTGCGCGCCATCTGGATGAGCACCGGGTTGGTCATGCGCACGCCCACATAGGCATTGATGACACAGGGCACGATGCCGGCGATCCAGATGATGAAGACCTTGCCCGTGAGGCCGATGCCGAACCAGAACACGGTGAGCGGGATCCACGCGATGGGCGGTATGGGGCGGATAAGCTCGAAAATGGGCCGGAAGAGCCCCTCGGCCACCTTGAACCAGCCCATGGCGAGCCCCAGCGGGATGCCCACGAGAAGCGCCAGCACATAGCCCGTGAAGGCCTCCTCGATGCTGGTCTTGAAGTGGGTGAACATGATGGCGCCGTCCGGGTTGGGGTCGCCGATCTTGTCGATGAAGGCGCTCACCACCTGGCTCGGCGAGGCGAGCATGGTGGGCGGGATCATGCCGGAGCGCACCACCCCCTCCCAGAGGATGAAAAAGGCGATGACGCTGATCCAGGGCAGCGCGCGGACCAGGGCCGACTCTTTGACGACGACGGTCTGATAGGCCATGAGGGACTCCTGCTTGGCGGCCGCCGGTTACCACCAGCGGATGAGGTCAGTGACCTGGCGGCGCAGGTCCACGAAACGGGGGTCGATGAGCTTGCGGGGCCGGGGCAGGTCAACGATGATCTCTTCCTTGACCTTGGTGGGCTTGTTGGTCAGCACGAGGATGCGCTCGGCCACGTAGACGGCCTCCTCAATGTTGTGCGTCACGAAGAGTATGGTGCTCCCGAGCTTCTGCCACAGGTTGACGAGCTCGTCCTCGAGGTAGAAGCGCAGCTTCACGTCCAGCTGGCCGTAGGGCTCGTCCATGAGCAAGAGGTCGGGGTTGACGGCGAAGGCGCGGGACACGGCGATGCGCTGCATCATGCTGGCCGAGACCTGGTTCGGGTAAAGGTCGGCGCAGGAGGAAAGGCCCACGAGATCCATGATTTCCTGGGCGCGCCGCTCGCGCTCGGCCTTGGGCACGCCCTTGACCTCCATGCCGTAGGCCACGTTTTCGCGCACCGTGCGCCAGGGCAGGCATGTGGGCTCCTGGAAGACATAGGCGATGTTGTGCGCCTTGGGGTTGGCCTCCTTGCCGTCGATGAGGATCTCGCCCTCGGTGGCCGGCATGAGCTTGGAAAGGCAGTTCAAGAAGGTGGTCTTGCCGCAGCCCGTGGGGCCCACGATGGCCAGCAGCTCGCCCTTGCGGATGGTGAAGTTGATGCCGTCCAGCACGGTGAGGTCGCCGAAGCGCTTGGTAAGGTTGTTGACCCGGATCTTGATTTCGTTCTCAGCTTGGGCAGGCATGTGGGCTCCTTGAAAAGATGACGGCGGGGGCCCGCCGGGTGAGGCCCCGCCTGCGGGGCGGGGCCTCTGTGCCGGCGCTGCCTACTTGTAGGGAGGCACGGGCTGCTTGACCATCTTCATGAACTTGGGCGTCACGTAGTTGGCGTCCTTGACCTTCTCGTATTCCTGGGGGCTCAGGCGGCCGAGGTCGGTGAAGAACTTGGCGAGGTACTGCTGCCACTTCTGGGCCTCGCTCGGGCCCTTGGAATCGTCGAGGACCACGAGCTGCTCGTCGAAGTCAAAGACGGGGTGCGTCTTGATGTCCTTCAGGGCCACCTCGGGGGTGTACTGCTGGCCCGCCCACTCGAGGAAGAAGCGGCGGTAGAGCGGTTCGATGACTTCGGCGGGCTCGTTCTTCAGCATGTGGATGCCGCGCATGTAGGCGCGCAGGAAGGCCGCGATGACCTCGGGGTTCTCGTCGGCGTACTTCTTGTCGGCCTGGATGACGATGGGCAGGGTCTCGCCGCAGTTCTTGATGTCGCCGGCGAGCTTCCAGCCCTTTTCCATGCCCACGTAGAGCTGGGGCGCCCACAGGGAGACGCCGTCGCCGATGCCGTTTTCAAAGGCGGAGAGCGCCTGGGGCTGGTCCATGTTCTTGATGACCACGTCCTTGTCGGTCAGGCCGAGCACATGCAGCCAGGAAGAGAGCGCCATGTGCGGGCTGGACATGGTGGTGCAGAGGAAGGTCTTGCCGCGCACGGTCTCGGGGCTGCCGAGCACGTCGGGATACTCGGGGTTCCAGCCCTTGACCTTGGCGATGGGGCTGTCGGGGCGCACGAGCACGCCGTTGGTGTAGGACTCGTCGTTGCCGATGCCGATGACATAGGTGTCATAGCGCAGGCCGCCCCACACCGCGGGCACGGCGCCGTTGCCCGCCACCACCCAGGAGCCCGAGGGCAGGGCGTTGACGATGTCCATGCCGGAGTTGAAGTAGTTGATCTCGAGGTCGATGCCCTCTTCCTTGTCCCAGCCCATCTCATGGGCGAGCCAGGCCGCGAAGGTCTCGTTCTCGTTCATCCAGGCCGAGGGCACCTTGACCGGGTTCTGGGGCGAGAGCTCCTTGGCCTCGCCGGCCACGGCCGTGGCCAGCAGGAACGCCAGTGCGAGCACAAGTGCCGCGAGGGAACGCAGTTTCATCCTCAATCCTCCCGTAAAAGGGTTGCGCGTCCGGCGCATGCCGGACAAAACCTAGGACGCCACGCAGGAACGGACCTTCTGGGCCGCCGGGGCCGGCTGGCCGGCGACGCCCTTGGGGTCATAGGTGCGCGTGGTCGTGACCTTGTACTGGGTGAAGAAGTCGATGCCGCCCTTGCCCTGCACCTTGTCCGTGCCGAGCAGCGAGCCCTTGATGCCGCCGAAGGGCACGAAGGGGTGCGGCGCGCAGATGCCCACGTTGACGCCCACCATGCCCACATCCGTATCACGGCTGAACACGTCCGCATAGTGCATGTTCTGGGTGAAGATGCAGGCGCCGTTGCCGTATTCGGAGCTGTTGATGAGCCCGATGGCGTCGTGGATGTCGGCCACCTTGATGGTCGCCACCAGAGGGCCGAAGACCTCGGTGGTGAAGAGCGGGTTGCAGGGCGTCACGTCGCGGATGATGCACGGGCCCACGAAGTAGCCGTTCTTGTTCTTCTCGGGCAGGTCCACCTTGCGGCGGTCGAGCACGAGCTTGCAGCCGTGGCCGTGGTTGAGCGCGATGTCGACGTAGCCGAGCACGTTGTCGGCGGCCTTGCGCGAGATGAGCGGGCCCATGTAGACGTCGGGGTCGAAGGCGTCGCCCACCTTGACGGTCTTGGAGGCCTCGATCATCCGTTCCACCACCTCGTCGTAGACCTCGGGCACCGCGGCCACGATGGAGCCGGCGAGGCAGCGCTGCCCGGCCGAGCCGTAGCAGGAATTGAGGAAGTTGGTGATGAAGACATCCATGTTGCTGTCTTCCATGACGAGCAGCACGTTCTTGGCGCCGCCGAGCAGCATGGAGCGCTTGGCGCCCTTGGCGCAGCCAGCGGCCATGGCCTTGGCCGTGGGCGTGGAGCCCACGAGGCACACGCCGGCCATGCGCGGGTCTTCATACCAGGAGCCCGGGATGTCGCGGTTGCCGTGGATGACGTTGACGACGCCCGCGGGCAGCTCGATCTCCTGGAAGATCTCGCACATGAGCTGCATGAAGTAGGGCGACTGGGTGGAGGGCTTGAAGATGAAGGTGTCGCCCACGGCGATGGCGTAGGGGATGAACCAGCCGAACACCAGCGCCGGGAAGTTGAAGGGCGCGACGCCCCCGAACACGCCGAGCGGCTGGCGCACCACCTTGGCCGAGATATTGGTGGAGATGTAGTCGAGCGTGTCGCCCTGGATGGTGGAGGGCGTGGCCGCCGCGGACTCGATGATCTCGATGACGCGCTGCACCTCGCCCCGGGCCTCGGAAATGTGCTTGGCCTGGTCAAGGGCGATGGCCTGGGCCAGCTTTTCGAGGTCGCGCACCATGCAGTCGCGGATCTTGTAGATATAGGTCATGCGCTTGGCGATGGACAGGTTGCGCCAGGGCCGGTACGCGGCGTAGGCCGTGGCGATGGCCGCCTCGGCCGTGGCCGGGCCCGAGATGGGCACGCTGCCGATCTCCTCGCCCGTGGACGGGTTGTAGAGCGGCACGCGCTTGCCGTTGGCCTCTTCCTGCCATTCGCCGTTGATGAAGTTTTTGATCCTGATGTCCGCCATTGTCTCCTCCTCATGGCTTTCTCTGCAGCGGGAGCGGCGTGGGCCGCCAGGAGGGTGCCGTTGCGGCCCCCGCCCCTCCCTTCACGGCTGGGCCGTGTTCCCTGTATGTTCCGTCGGTATCCGCTGCCGGTCAGCTTGCGGAGACGGGGCGGAACTCCCGAGCTGCCAGGAGCGCGGAAAGCGCTACCAGCTTGCAGCGTGGCAAGAGTGATGCGGTTTCTATGTATTCGCCCTCGGCGTGGATATTGGCCCCCTCGGCGCCCAGGCTGCAAATGGAGGGGATGCCAAGTACCGTGGACGTGAGGCCGGCCTCTGAAGCCCCCTTGGTGTGCTGGGGGTGGATGGGCTGCCCAAGGGCCTCCCCGGCGCGCTGCACCAGATGCAAAAGCCGCGTGCCTTCTTCAGTGGGCGTCAGCGGATAGAGCCGGATGCCCCCGGAAATACGGGTTTTTGTGCCTGGCACGAAGGTGGTTGCCGCCACCTCCCGGATGCCCTTCACGACATTTTCCCCGGCTTCCAGCGTCTGGAAGGTCGTGTGTACCCGCGCCCGGGCCCAGGGCGAAACCGAATTGGCCGAAGTGCCCCCCTCGATGAGGCCGGTGTTGACGGTGGTGCCCACGGGCAGGTCGAGCAGCTTGTCGAAGCCCAGCATCTTGTGGGCGAGCTCCAAGTTGGCGGAGGCGCCTTTTTCATAGTCGCGCCCGGCATGTGCGGAAATACCGTCGATCTCCACGAGGAAATGGCCGGAGCCCTTTCGCTGCACGGTCACACCGCCGCCGATGAACCCGGGCTCCGTGCAAAGCACGGCCGTGCCCCCGCGCAGCTCCGTGCGGTAAACGCGCCCCGCCGTGGGGCCGCCGAGTTCTTCATCCGGGGAGAACACAACGGTCATGGGTACGTCGATGAGGCCCAGTTCGCGCAGGGCGCGTGCCACGAACATATTGGCGACAACGCCCGCCTTCATGTCCGCCACGCCGGGCCCGTAGGCGCGGCCCCCCTCGACGCGGAACGGCGTGCGCGCCGCCGTGCCGGCCGGATAGACGGTGTCTATATGCCCGAGGAAGATGATGCCCGGGCCCGCCTCGCGCGGGTGTGTCCTCGCCATGAAGACATTTCCCAGGCCGTGCATCCATTGCTCATCCGCGGGGATCTCCGGGTGGGGCAGCCTCTTCGCGTCGAAGCCAGCGTCCGCCATCCATTGCCGGGCCAGCTCCCCGACGGCGTTCACATCCCTGGCGTCATGGGAAAAGGAGTCCATGTTTACCAGGGTTTCCAAGAGGGAGAAGATCTCCTCCTGGTGCGCGTCAAAATAGGCGTTGATCTGTGGCAGCCATTGTTCGATCGACATGGTCCCTCCGGGTGTAAAACCCGCGGCTACTGCTGGTTGACACTCTCAAGGCCGCTCTTGACCTGCTTGTCGAACTTCTGGATCAGGGTCTTGAAGTCCTCGGGGTTCTTGTAGCTGGGGATGATGCCGATCTTTTCAAACTTGGCGATGACTTCGGGATCCTTGAGCGCATCGTTCATCAGCTTGGAAACCTTCTCGACGATGGGCTTCGGCGTCTTGGGGTGGGCGAAAAGGCCGTGATAGGACGCCATGACGTAATCGTCGCCATACTTTTCCTTGAAGGTGGGGGCGTCGGGCCATTCCTTGAGGCGCTCGTCCGAGGTGACGCCAAGCAAGGTGAAGTCGCCGGAATTGAGGTAGCTCTTGTTGGTCCCGGGCACGCCGAAGGTGGCCTTGGTGTGGCCGCCCAAAAGTGCCGTATTGGATTCATGCCCACTCGAAAACGGCACATGGGGGGCGTCCACGCCGGGGAACTTGTCCTTGAGCAGGTTGCTCATGAAAAAGCGCTGGGGTGAAA carries:
- a CDS encoding aldehyde dehydrogenase family protein yields the protein MADIRIKNFINGEWQEEANGKRVPLYNPSTGEEIGSVPISGPATAEAAIATAYAAYRPWRNLSIAKRMTYIYKIRDCMVRDLEKLAQAIALDQAKHISEARGEVQRVIEIIESAAATPSTIQGDTLDYISTNISAKVVRQPLGVFGGVAPFNFPALVFGWFIPYAIAVGDTFIFKPSTQSPYFMQLMCEIFQEIELPAGVVNVIHGNRDIPGSWYEDPRMAGVCLVGSTPTAKAMAAGCAKGAKRSMLLGGAKNVLLVMEDSNMDVFITNFLNSCYGSAGQRCLAGSIVAAVPEVYDEVVERMIEASKTVKVGDAFDPDVYMGPLISRKAADNVLGYVDIALNHGHGCKLVLDRRKVDLPEKNKNGYFVGPCIIRDVTPCNPLFTTEVFGPLVATIKVADIHDAIGLINSSEYGNGACIFTQNMHYADVFSRDTDVGMVGVNVGICAPHPFVPFGGIKGSLLGTDKVQGKGGIDFFTQYKVTTTRTYDPKGVAGQPAPAAQKVRSCVAS
- a CDS encoding M20 family metallopeptidase; this translates as MSIEQWLPQINAYFDAHQEEIFSLLETLVNMDSFSHDARDVNAVGELARQWMADAGFDAKRLPHPEIPADEQWMHGLGNVFMARTHPREAGPGIIFLGHIDTVYPAGTAARTPFRVEGGRAYGPGVADMKAGVVANMFVARALRELGLIDVPMTVVFSPDEELGGPTAGRVYRTELRGGTAVLCTEPGFIGGGVTVQRKGSGHFLVEIDGISAHAGRDYEKGASANLELAHKMLGFDKLLDLPVGTTVNTGLIEGGTSANSVSPWARARVHTTFQTLEAGENVVKGIREVAATTFVPGTKTRISGGIRLYPLTPTEEGTRLLHLVQRAGEALGQPIHPQHTKGASEAGLTSTVLGIPSICSLGAEGANIHAEGEYIETASLLPRCKLVALSALLAAREFRPVSAS
- a CDS encoding tripartite tricarboxylate transporter substrate binding protein — translated: MSMLRVFLLLVVALLFSVPAQAEYPDKPITVYCQWGPGGSADLGLRVLAEYATKHGVPMNVVNKTAGSGSQGGMEVLKARPDGYLFLFAGGSLHILSLVKNVGFKLTDDFTPVADLIDMPLTFCVRSDSGIKSFDEWIELAKQNPGKYNYGSPTALSPQRFFMSNLLKDKFPGVDAPHVPFSSGHESNTALLGGHTKATFGVPGTNKSYLNSGDFTLLGVTSDERLKEWPDAPTFKEKYGDDYVMASYHGLFAHPKTPKPIVEKVSKLMNDALKDPEVIAKFEKIGIIPSYKNPEDFKTLIQKFDKQVKSGLESVNQQ